In Acidobacteriota bacterium, the following proteins share a genomic window:
- a CDS encoding radical SAM protein — protein MTETDTHLSLPAPAPGTSQPAGDFPADDGAEVIKPLTRSICGACLAEVPARVLVRDGRVHLEKRCPAHGVSSAVIEPDPAFYRAVCHTGANRRPFDPAQKRLIIPVEYRCNLDCMFCYLPDRTKPNLSCERIERAIQDFDGDSIELSGGEPTLREDLLDLVRLVRKYGKRLHLVTNGLRLADLDYVRQLKEAGLHKPFLSLYSLDRETERQICGRDVLDLKLRAFENLLNEGMAPALSFTLVPGVNNGSIRDLVFLTARSGLPFVTLRRVARVGTHPDSPRYFFSEFVADIARALGWTPAQILQRKQQHFSPYFLYLTAWVSPAWGKCIPCRGREETPEAALERLPREAGDPLPPVGAAEGPPVQRVRFRIAAWPDIEDIDLDEASYQMYQHLYDGEKPMDFFQAMIRNEGL, from the coding sequence ATGACGGAAACGGACACCCACCTTTCCCTGCCGGCGCCGGCTCCCGGCACCTCCCAACCCGCGGGCGATTTCCCGGCCGACGACGGGGCGGAGGTGATCAAGCCGCTGACGCGCAGCATCTGCGGCGCCTGCCTGGCGGAGGTCCCTGCGCGGGTGCTGGTGCGGGACGGCCGGGTCCACCTGGAGAAACGGTGCCCCGCGCACGGGGTCTCGTCCGCCGTCATCGAACCGGACCCCGCCTTCTACCGCGCCGTCTGCCACACCGGGGCCAACCGGCGCCCCTTCGACCCCGCCCAGAAGCGCCTGATCATCCCCGTCGAGTACCGTTGCAACCTCGACTGCATGTTCTGTTACCTGCCCGACCGGACAAAACCGAACCTGAGCTGCGAACGGATCGAGCGCGCCATCCAGGACTTCGACGGCGACTCGATTGAACTCTCCGGCGGCGAGCCCACCCTCCGGGAGGACCTTCTCGACCTGGTGCGGCTGGTCCGGAAGTACGGCAAACGCCTCCACCTCGTCACCAACGGACTCCGCCTCGCGGACCTCGACTACGTGCGCCAGTTGAAGGAAGCCGGCCTCCACAAGCCCTTCCTCTCGCTCTACAGCCTGGACCGCGAGACGGAGCGGCAGATCTGCGGGCGGGACGTCCTGGACCTGAAGCTGAGGGCCTTCGAGAACCTCCTGAACGAGGGGATGGCCCCCGCCCTCAGCTTCACCCTCGTGCCGGGCGTCAACAACGGCTCCATCCGGGACCTGGTCTTCCTCACCGCCCGGAGCGGCCTTCCCTTCGTCACCCTTCGCCGGGTAGCGCGGGTGGGCACTCACCCCGACAGCCCGCGTTACTTCTTCTCCGAGTTCGTGGCGGACATCGCCCGCGCCCTGGGGTGGACCCCCGCTCAGATCCTGCAGCGCAAGCAGCAGCACTTCTCGCCCTATTTCCTCTACCTGACCGCGTGGGTGTCCCCGGCCTGGGGGAAGTGCATCCCCTGCCGGGGGCGGGAGGAAACCCCGGAAGCGGCGCTGGAGAGGCTGCCCCGGGAAGCGGGGGACCCGCTTCCCCCGGTGGGCGCGGCGGAGGGGCCTCCGGTCCAGCGGGTCCGGTTCCGGATCGCGGCCTGGCCGGACATCGAGGACATCGATCTCGACGAGGCGTCCTACCAGATGTACCAGCACCTCTACGACGGGGAAAAACCGATGGATTTCTTCCAGGCCATGATTCGCAACGAGGGATTGTAG